From the genome of Populus alba chromosome 10, ASM523922v2, whole genome shotgun sequence, one region includes:
- the LOC118046357 gene encoding protein PIN-LIKES 2, whose protein sequence is MSGYMAALYENKMMSSGENLLTAIVPLMKLLSLIVIGLVLAHPKAQMIPRETFRLLSKLVFALFLPCLIFTELGESITLQNIALWWFIPVNVLVSTVIGCFLGVAVVLICRPPPQFNRFTIIMTAFGNTGNLPLAIVGSVCHTKNSPFGPHCHSKGVAYVSFAQWVAVILVYTLVYHMMEPPMQYYEIVAEGTEIEEQPVSNVSRPLLVEAEWPGIEEKETEHSKTPFIARVFNSISSLSQTTFPDIDLGERSLSSPRSIQCLAEPRVVRRIRIVVEQTPVQHILQPPTIASLLAIIIGMVPQLKAFFFGYDAPLSFVTDSLEILAGAMVPSVMLILGGMLAEGPKESALGLRTTIGITVARLLVLPLLGIGVVALADKLHLLVQGDAMYRFVLLLQYTTPSAILLGAIASLRGYAVKEASALLFWQHVFALFSLSLYIIIYFKLLTYI, encoded by the coding sequence TCTCCCTTATTGTTATAGGATTGGTTCTTGCACACCCAAAAGCCCAAATGATCCCAAGAGAAACATTTAGGCTCCTAAGCAAACTAGTTTTTGCTCTGTTCTTGCCCTGCCTGATTTTCACTGAGCTTGGTGAAAGCATAACGCTTCAGAACATTGCCCTTTGGTGGTTTATCCCTGTCAATGTGTTGGTTAGCACAGTCATTGGTTGCTTTCTCGGGGTGGCAGTGGTGCTTATATGTCGTCCGCCTCCACAGTTTAACAGATTCACCATTATCATGACTGCCTTTGGCAATACTGGAAATCTCCCTCTCGCAATTGTTGGATCTGTCTGTCACACTAAAAATAGCCCGTTTGGACCCCATTGCCACTCGAAGGGAGTGGCATATGTCTCTTTTGCCCAATGGGTTGCAGTGATTCTTGTTTACACCCTAGTTTATCACATGATGGAGCCTCCAATGCAGTACTATGAGATTGTCGCGGAAGGAACCGAGATTGAGGAACAACCAGTTAGTAATGTCAGTAGACCTCTCCTTGTAGAAGCTGAATGGCCAGGCATTGAGGAAAAAGAAACTGAACATTCAAAGACGCCTTTTATTGCTAGGGTCTTTAATAGTATCTCAAGTCTTTCACAAACTACTTTTCCAGACATTGACCTGGGTGAACGCAGCTTGAGCAGTCCCAGGTCCATTCAGTGTTTGGCTGAGCCAAGAGTAGTGAGAAGGATCAGAATTGTAGTTGAACAAACTCCCGTGCAGCACATACTTCAACCTCCAACAATTGCATCTCTACTTGCTATCATCATTGGAATGGTGCCTCAActaaaagcttttttctttggatATGATGCTCCTCTATCTTTTGTTACAGACAGTTTAGAAATTTTAGCTGGAGCTATGGTGCCTTCTGTGATGCTAATTCTTGGGGGTATGCTTGCGGAGGGGCCAAAAGAATCTGCTCTTGGTCTTCGAACTACAATTGGCATAACAGTTGCAAGGCTTTTGGTGCTTCCTCTGTTGGGAATTGGTGTCGTAGCATTGGCTGATAAACTGCATCTTCTTGTCCAGGGTGATGCAATGTACAGATTTGTGCTCTTATTACAGTACACAACACCAAGTGCCATTCTATTGGGAGCAATTGCCAGCCTGAGGGGTTATGCAGTTAAGGAGGCCTCTGCTCTTCTATTCTGGCAGCATGTCTTCGCCTTGTTCTCCCTTTCATTGTACATCATTATCTACTTCAAATTACTCACTTATATATGA